A DNA window from Plodia interpunctella isolate USDA-ARS_2022_Savannah chromosome 12, ilPloInte3.2, whole genome shotgun sequence contains the following coding sequences:
- the LOC128674008 gene encoding juvenile hormone esterase-like — protein sequence MGPVVEIEQGKLEGIKCSDNTFIFRSIPYAKPPIGPLRFSDPLPPESWEGTRDATKPCNVCFQKVMLSPDNSLIGDEDCLYLNVYTPELPTKSTSLRPVLFFIHGGGFAGGNGTDYEQVNVHGHFVERGIVVVTFNYRVGVLGFLSLDIKGAPGNMGLKDQTLALQWINKNISKFGGNPNDVTLYGVSAGAASVEYQMVSPMSRGLFQKAIAQSGSSMSPWSHASIVKEMSRKITVFKGKNFSNDVDILQHLKEMPIEDLYKTADEVVKAEKTPGSVFFGFCPCIEKPNGWQAFLEESEYELLKRGDFAKVPYMTTFDTRESLFTVTFGSNLQKMVTEKNFGEFLKAYFPMDNATAAEYDAKFKKLYLSLNIFPEPDAFAIDFFSDLDFLAGIYLAAKLMSKYNPSLYLLEFAYDGSLGLAKKMFKLQNYKGTCHGDDWGYIVKSSNLFEKTEPSEADKVISERLLSFYTNFIKHGKPTIEINDAITTHWEPVEYSNVKYLVMTEALKMERDPLLERMALFEELYAKYFAK from the exons ATGGGGCCAGTTGTAGAGATAGAACAGGGTAAACTAGAGGGAATAAAATGTAGTGATAATACCTTTATATTCAGGAGTATACCCTACGCTAAGCCACCGATTGGTCCGCTGAGGTTTTCC GATCCCTTACCACCAGAATCCTGGGAAGGAACACGAGATGCAACAAAACCATGCAATGTTTGTTTTCAGAAAGTCATGCTTAGTCCTGACAACAGCTTAATCGGAGACGAGGATTGTTTATATCTGAACGTATATACACCCGAACTCCCCACAAAGAGCACATCTCTTCGTCCTGTCTTATTCTTTATCCATGGAGGAGGGTTTGCAGGAGGCAATGGAACTGATTATGAACAGGTTAATGTACATGGACATTTTGTAGAAAGAGGCATAGTCGTTGTGACTTTTAATTATAGAGTAGGAGTACTCGGGTTTTTGAGCTTGGATATAAAAGGAGCACCGGGAAATATGGGGTTGAAGGATCAAACTCTTGCACTTCAATGGATTAATAAGAATATCAGTAAGTTTGGTGGAAATCCCAACGATGTGACTCTTTATGGAGTAAGCGCAGGGGCAGCGTCTGTTGAATATCAGATGGTGTCACCTATGTCCAGGGGGCTTTTTCAGAAAGCAATTGCTCAGTCCGGTTCATCGATGTCTCCCTGGTCTCACGCAAGTATCGTTAAAGAAATGAGTCGCAAAATAACAGTTTTCAAAGGCAAAAATTTCTCAAATGACGTTGATATTCTACAACACCTGAAAGAAATGCCAATTGAAGATTTGTATAAGACTGCAGATGAAGTTGTGAAGGCCGAAAAGACGCCTGGTAGTGTTTTCTTCGGATTCTGCCCATGCATAGAGAAACCAAATGGCTGGCAAGCATTTTTGGAGGAATCCGAGTACGAATTGCTTAAACGAGGTGATTTTGCAAAAGTGCCTTACATGACCACCTTTGATACTCGAGAAAGTCTTTTCACCGTTACTTTCGGTTCAAATTTACAGAAAATGGTCACCGAAAAAAATTTCGGTGAATTTTTGAAAGCATACTTTCCAATGGACAATGCCACAGCTGCCGAATACGAcgctaaatttaaaaaactttatttatcactGAACATTTTTCCTGAACCGGATGCTTTTgctatagattttttttccgaTTTAGATTTTCTTGCTGGAATTTATCTTGCAGCTAAACTGATGTCTAAATACAACCcatcattatatttacttgaatTTGCTTATGATGGTAGTTTGGGCTTAGCGAAGAAAATGTTTAAGCTACAAAACTATAAAGGAACCTGTCACGGTGACGACTGGGGATATATAGTGAAGAGCTCCAATTTATTTGAGAAAACCGAACCATCCGAAGCTGATAAAGTAATTAGTGAGCGgttattgtcattttatacaaactttattaaacATGG GAAACCTACTATCGAAATAAACGACGCGATCACTACACACTGGGAGCCCGTTGAGTATTCCAACGTGAAGTACCTGGTGATGACTGAGGCTCTGAAGATGGAGCGCGACCCTCTGCTTGAACGAATGGCTCTTTTCGAAGAACTGTACGCAAAATATTTcgcgaaataa
- the LOC128674010 gene encoding esterase FE4-like yields MGPVVEINQGKLEGIECSDNTFIFRGIPYAKPPIGQLRFSDPLPPKSWTGIRDATKPCNTCFQKTMHSPDNTLIGDEDCLYLNVFTPELPSKSSSLRPVMVFIHGGGFVYGNGTDYEQTDVHSNFVERGVVVVTFNYRLGILGFLSLDLKDAPGNMGLKDQTLALKWVKKNIDKFGGNPNDVTLYGVSAGAASVEYLMVSPMSRGLFHKAIAQSGSSMSPWSHTSVIKDISRKISVFKGIFFSNDAEILQYLKKMPIEDLILTTDRVTLAENMPGGISFGFCPCIEKPDGWQAFLEESEYELLKQGNFAKVPYMTTYDSREGLIVATCGSNLQKMVTEKNFGEFLKRYFRMDDATAAEYNAKFKKLYLSLNIFPEPDAFAIEFFSDLDFLAGIYLAAKMMSKYNPSVYLLEFSYEGNLGIIKKLFSLHNYKGTCHGDDWGYILKNNHILEGIQPSEADKVTSQRLLTLYTNFIKHGKPTIEINDIIPTHWEPVEYSNVKYLEMTEDLKMKSNPMHERMALFEELYDKYFAK; encoded by the exons ATGGGTCCAGTTGTAGAGATAAATCAGGGTAAACTAGAAGGTATCGAATGTAGTGATAACACCTTTATATTTAGGGGTATACCCTACGCTAAACCACCGATTGGTCAGCTGAGATTTTcc gaCCCCTTACCTCCAAAGTCCTGGACAGGAATACGAGATGCAACAAAACCATGCAACACTTGTTTTCAAAAGACCATGCACTCTCCTGACAACACCTTAATCGGAGACGAGgattgtttatatttgaacGTATTCACACCTGAACTTCCTTCAAAGAGCTCATCTCTTCGCCCTGTCATGGTTTTTATCCATGGTGGAGGGTTTGTTTACGGAAATGGAACCGATTATGAGCAGACGGATGTACATAGCAATTTTGTGGAAAGAGGCGTAGTCGTTGTAACGTTTAACTACAGACTTGGAATACTTGGATTTTTAAGTTTGGACTTGAAAGATGCTCCAGGAAATATGGGGTTGAAAGATCAAACTCTTGCACTTAAATGGGTAAAAAAGAATATCGATAAGTTTGGTGGAAACCCTAATGATGTAACTCTTTATGGAGTAAGCGCGGGTGCAGCATCTGTTGAATATCTGATGGTTTCACCTATGTCCAGGGGACTTTTTCACAAAGCAATTGCTCAGTCCGGTTCGTCAATGTCTCCCTGGTCTCACACAAGTGTCATTAAAGATATAAGCCGCAAAATATCAGTTTtcaaaggaatatttttttcaaatgatGCTGAAATTCTacaatatctaaaaaaaatgccAATTGAAGATTTAATCCTAACTACAGATAGAGTTACATTGGCTGAAAATATGCCTGGCGGCATATCCTTTGGATTTTGTCCATGTATAGAGAAGCCAGATGGCTGGCAAGCCTTTTTAGAGGAATCAGAGTATGAACTGCTAAAACAAGGCAATTTTGCAAAAGTGCCATACATGACCACCTATGACAGTAGAGAAGGTCTGATTGTCGCAACTTGTGGTTCAAATTTACAGAAAATGGTCACCGAGAAAAATTTCggtgaatttttgaaaagataCTTTAGAATGGATGATGCTACAGCTGCCGAATACAACGCCAAAttcaaaaaactttatttatcgCTGAACATTTTTCCTGAACCGGATGCTTTTGCCATAGAATTCTTTTCGGATTTAGACTTTCTTGCTGGAATATATTTAGCAGCTAAGATGATGTCTAAATATAACCCgtctgtatatttattagaattttctTATGAAGGCAATTTGGGCATTATAAAGAAACTGTTTTCGCTACATAACTACAAGGGAACCTGTCACGGTGACGATTGGggatacattttgaaaaacaacCATATACTTGAAGGAATTCAACCTTCCGAAGCTGATAAAGTAACAAGCCAGCGATTATTAACGTTATATACAAACTTCATCAAACATGG gAAACCtactattgaaataaatgacatTATCCCTACACACTGGGAGCCTGTTGAGTATTCCAACGTGAAGTACCTCGAGATGACTGAGGATCTGAAGATGAAGAGCAACCCGATGCATGAACGAATGGCACTATTCGAAGAACTATATGACAAATATTTCGCAAAGTAA
- the LOC128674012 gene encoding UDP-glucosyltransferase 2-like produces the protein MKFTFLTVLVIASQVQALNILGIYPYQGKSHFIVFRVFLLELANRGHNVTVISHFPEKDAPDNYKDISLAESANGIEDSVPVERSYLTILGVLYYLTQSGIDNCEAMLANPAVQRLVKAKTKFDVVVLEQFNSDCALGVAYKLGAPVVGTIAHILMPWHYQRLGIPYNPSYVPFHFLEGGTKPTLYQRVERTFFDIFFRSVYYLRTQRSNENTLAKYFDDIPPLETLAREIKFLLVSQNFMLTGSRLFPANVIEVGGYHVSKAKQLPADLQKFVQEAEHGVIYISFGSVVRSSSMSQKQIQAILDTMAALPQRFIWKWESDTLLADKNKLYVGKWLPQVDILAHPKTLAFMSHAGMGGTTEAIHYGVPMIAMPILGDQPANAASVEESGLGVQIQVHELNKDNLLAAFKKILDPKFRDNVHQISKAWHDRPLSPLDTAVFWTEFAAKNSNFTYRTPAADVPIYQYIYLDVLTVLTLMWLIPALAVWALCCRNKKVVKDKLNIKKKLKKI, from the exons ATGAAGTTTACGTTCCTCACAGTGCTCGTAATAGCGAGCCAAGTTCAAGCACTCAATATACTAGGAATATACCCTTATCAAGGAAAAAGCCATTTCATAGTGTTTAGAGTTTTTCTGCTTGAATTAGCCAACAGAGGTCACAATGTAACCGTGATCTCACACTTCCCCGAAAAAGATGCTCCTGACAATTACAAAGACATAAGTCTAGCTGAAAGTGCTAACGGTATCGAAGACAGTGTGCCCGTGGAAAGATCTTATTTAACAATACTTGGCGTCCTTTATTACTTAACTCAAAGTGGAATAGATAATTGCGAAGCCATGTTAGCCAATCCGGCAGTACAAAGGCTAGTCAAAGCAAAAACTAAGTTCGATGTTGTAGTGTTAGAACAATTTAACAGTGACTGTGCTTTAGGCGTAGCATATAAATTAGGAGCTCCTGTTGTGGGAACAATAGCACATATTCTAATGCCTTGGCATTACCAGAGATTGGGAATTCCATACAACCCGTCCTACGTTCCCTTCCATTTTCTGGAAGGAGGAACGAAGCCTACTCTTTATCAACGTGTCGAAAGaacattttttgatattttcttccGTTCTGTGTATTACCTTCGTACTCAAAGAAGTAACGAAAATACGTTAGCGAAGTATTTTGATGATATACCGCCTTTGGAGACTTTGGCTCGTGAGATTAAGTTCCTGTTGGTCAGTCAGAATTTTATGTTGACCGGGTCAAGGTTATTTCCTGCTAACGTAATAGAGGTTGGAGGCTATCATGTTTCTAAAGCAAAACAATTGCCCGCA GATCTGCAGAAATTTGTTCAGGAAGCTGAACATGGAGTGATTTACATTAGTTTCGGATCAGTTGTGAGGAGTTCATCTATGTCTCAAAAGCAGATACAAGCAATTTTGGACACCATGGCGGCGCTGCCGCAAAGATTTATTTGGAAATGGGAGAGTGACACGTTATTAGCAGACAAGAATAAATTGTATGTCGGCAAATGGTTACCCCAAGTTGACATTTTAG CACATCCCAAAACCTTAGCTTTCATGTCTCACGCCGGTATGGGCGGAACCACGGAAGCCATCCACTATGGAGTTCCTATGATCGCCATGCCGATATTGGGTGACCAGCCTGCCAACGCAGCGTCCGTTGAAGAGAGCGGACTTGGTGTTCAGATCCAAGTCCATGAACTGAATAAAGACAATCTTCTGGCTGCTTTTAAGAAGATCTTGGATCCTAA gttccGTGATAATGTCCACCAGATCTCAAAAGCATGGCATGACCGTCCTCTGTCTCCTCTCGACACAGCTGTGTTCTGGACTGAATTCGCAGCAAAAAACTCCAACTTTACCTACAGAACTCCTGCAGCTGACGTGCCTATATACCAATACATCTATTTAGATGTTCTAACTGTGCTAACTTTGATGTGGTTGATACCTGCGTTGGCTGTTTGGGCTTTGTGCTGTAGGAATAAGAAAGTTgtcaaagataaattaaatataaaaaagaaattgaagaaaatttaa